From a single Gemmatimonadales bacterium genomic region:
- a CDS encoding Ig-like domain-containing protein produces the protein MNKFYRSMLFSGALAAGLAACGDDVTVIDPPPPPPPPPAVVRSVTVAPDGISVNPGQTVQMTAAVSADAGVTATVTWQVSEAGRATISAAGLLTVLANATSGPVVVRATATGGGASVQGQATLTVVGTSVTAVTVTPPTATLNAGTTVSPPQSTQAVASVTGTNNPAQTVTWTSLDPTIATVNADGVITANNTAKPGNVVIRACSTVDTSKCGTLALVVVVPDPASVQIQSVTATVGGIPNVPVVLTNVFGQIEIALNVEPGARQITRVDALIGGRVVATQNFTSAAPLVLAEAAPTVVVLSTNTQQARKAGGSTGALVPVIFNGNSEITANLYVSGSSTPIASNAVPVVMNNPDLLVRRSYAETERPASLAPTAGNPSAVSLIDGNTYYKGTQDVDGFDYLAFGTVAPASVSLSGNLCGGSSNLVDAGATAAGGIALTGTFACAGVEGGNTINGVSGVAYPAGAVGPDGTALVAAAGISTTATAFTLAGEQRWNVVPPTVGPNPGPVWVDNKGPTVAIDQVAFNDSFDQPWINAAYAFAQDLLADDGTLIGGDSVGVGIDYSVWPRAREFNGTCGATNLDPQTGDVFPETTVSDGSIPTPNGGRRICTYAEDLLGNAGTSGASNYFGVDKVAPSIRFLGSTAATPPTAGTPAAVGDSAANTTIYSIANPTPAEFFGVEALDGRSGFHQGAPLSNYPASYVLNRFRGGTPQTVNATFAAGAFGLPTLLSDTYVRGLELPIQGTAAPASGLGGVGYYFWSGKVTDRAGNESTTLSANFASDDLLPPNITGLGFASAFYTPGTMAPFGFSANDDLEIIDATLAVTMAIPSGAGTALRYPYGSLTPLGVRWDDQITNVINGVNSSIPYFLFRVDEACSAAATPYAACVDPATIGVTPPVPYITTSILGDVANGTSVLADTTQYGLGATKLPTAVSANVNDVAGQSAAAPISAPMLATQFNPQAGLTTTTWATADLLAWSASVVTTNVVAVHVASTSIVVPFFDHASLWRLYGTEWVRCGQFPAPALTDNGAHRFWTYTTPVPTTGACAEAGGGVWRVMGTKSGAGLFTPSF, from the coding sequence ATGAACAAGTTCTACCGTTCCATGCTGTTCTCCGGCGCATTGGCCGCGGGACTGGCTGCATGCGGTGATGACGTCACTGTCATCGATCCGCCGCCGCCGCCGCCGCCGCCGCCGGCAGTGGTTCGGTCGGTCACGGTTGCACCGGATGGTATCTCGGTCAACCCGGGCCAGACCGTGCAGATGACGGCGGCCGTTTCGGCCGACGCCGGTGTCACGGCGACCGTCACCTGGCAGGTGAGCGAAGCTGGCCGGGCCACGATCAGCGCGGCCGGTTTGCTTACGGTGCTCGCGAATGCGACCAGCGGCCCGGTTGTCGTCCGTGCGACGGCGACGGGTGGTGGCGCCTCGGTGCAGGGGCAGGCAACCCTCACGGTTGTCGGCACCTCGGTCACGGCAGTTACGGTGACCCCGCCGACCGCTACGCTCAACGCTGGCACCACGGTTTCGCCGCCGCAGAGCACCCAGGCGGTTGCGTCTGTCACCGGGACCAACAACCCGGCCCAGACCGTGACCTGGACCTCGCTTGACCCGACCATCGCCACGGTCAACGCCGACGGCGTGATCACGGCGAACAACACGGCCAAGCCGGGCAACGTCGTCATCCGCGCCTGCTCGACGGTTGATACGTCGAAGTGCGGCACGCTGGCGCTCGTCGTCGTCGTTCCGGATCCGGCCTCGGTGCAGATCCAGTCGGTCACGGCGACGGTCGGTGGCATTCCGAACGTGCCGGTCGTCCTGACCAACGTCTTCGGTCAGATCGAAATCGCGCTCAACGTCGAGCCCGGTGCCCGGCAGATCACCCGCGTCGACGCCCTCATCGGCGGCCGCGTGGTGGCGACCCAGAACTTCACGTCCGCAGCGCCGCTGGTGCTGGCCGAGGCCGCTCCGACGGTCGTCGTCCTGAGCACCAACACGCAGCAGGCGCGTAAAGCTGGTGGCAGCACGGGCGCGCTGGTCCCGGTGATCTTCAACGGCAACTCGGAGATCACGGCCAACCTGTACGTCTCCGGTTCCAGCACGCCGATCGCGTCCAACGCGGTGCCGGTCGTGATGAACAACCCGGACCTCCTGGTCCGCCGGTCGTATGCTGAGACCGAGCGTCCGGCGAGCTTGGCCCCGACCGCTGGCAACCCCAGCGCGGTGTCGCTCATCGACGGCAACACGTACTACAAGGGCACCCAGGACGTCGACGGCTTCGACTACCTTGCCTTCGGCACGGTGGCTCCGGCGTCGGTGTCGCTGAGCGGCAACCTCTGCGGTGGCTCGAGCAACCTGGTTGATGCGGGTGCGACGGCGGCGGGCGGCATTGCGCTGACCGGCACCTTCGCCTGCGCCGGCGTTGAGGGTGGCAACACCATCAACGGCGTGTCCGGCGTGGCGTACCCGGCGGGCGCGGTTGGCCCGGACGGTACGGCGCTGGTTGCTGCGGCTGGCATCTCGACCACGGCCACGGCGTTCACCCTTGCGGGTGAGCAGCGCTGGAACGTGGTTCCGCCGACCGTTGGCCCGAACCCGGGTCCGGTCTGGGTTGATAACAAGGGTCCGACGGTTGCCATCGATCAGGTCGCGTTCAACGACAGCTTCGACCAGCCCTGGATCAACGCGGCCTACGCCTTCGCGCAGGACCTCCTGGCCGATGACGGCACCTTGATCGGTGGCGACTCGGTCGGCGTTGGTATCGATTACTCGGTCTGGCCGCGTGCCCGTGAGTTCAACGGCACCTGCGGTGCGACCAACCTCGACCCGCAGACGGGTGATGTCTTCCCGGAGACGACGGTCAGCGACGGGTCGATTCCGACCCCGAACGGTGGTCGCCGTATCTGCACCTACGCTGAGGACCTCCTCGGCAATGCTGGCACGTCCGGCGCGTCGAACTACTTCGGCGTCGACAAGGTTGCTCCGTCGATCCGGTTCCTCGGCTCGACTGCGGCGACCCCGCCCACGGCTGGTACCCCGGCCGCGGTTGGTGATTCGGCTGCTAACACCACGATCTACTCCATCGCCAACCCGACCCCGGCCGAGTTCTTCGGTGTCGAAGCGCTGGATGGCCGGTCTGGCTTCCATCAGGGTGCGCCGCTGTCGAACTACCCGGCGTCGTACGTCCTGAACCGGTTCCGTGGCGGCACGCCGCAGACGGTCAACGCGACGTTCGCGGCTGGTGCGTTCGGCTTGCCGACGCTCCTCAGCGACACGTACGTCCGTGGTCTCGAGCTTCCGATCCAGGGCACTGCTGCTCCGGCCTCCGGCCTGGGTGGCGTGGGCTACTACTTCTGGAGCGGCAAGGTCACTGACCGCGCCGGTAACGAGAGCACCACCCTCAGCGCGAACTTTGCGTCTGACGATCTGCTCCCGCCGAACATCACCGGCTTGGGCTTCGCCAGTGCCTTCTACACTCCGGGCACCATGGCGCCGTTCGGGTTCTCGGCCAACGACGACCTCGAGATCATCGATGCGACGCTGGCTGTGACCATGGCGATTCCGTCGGGCGCTGGTACGGCTCTGCGGTATCCGTACGGCTCGCTCACGCCGCTCGGCGTGCGGTGGGACGATCAAATCACTAACGTGATCAACGGCGTCAACTCGTCGATCCCGTACTTCCTGTTCCGGGTTGACGAGGCATGCTCCGCGGCGGCGACGCCGTACGCTGCCTGCGTGGACCCGGCTACTATCGGTGTCACGCCGCCGGTGCCGTACATCACCACGTCGATCTTGGGTGACGTGGCGAACGGGACCAGCGTTCTGGCCGATACGACGCAGTATGGTCTGGGTGCTACCAAGCTCCCGACCGCTGTCTCGGCCAACGTGAACGACGTGGCCGGTCAGTCGGCCGCCGCGCCGATCTCGGCTCCGATGCTGGCCACGCAGTTCAACCCGCAGGCTGGTCTCACGACCACCACGTGGGCAACTGCCGACCTGCTCGCCTGGAGTGCCAGTGTGGTCACCACGAACGTGGTTGCGGTGCACGTTGCCTCGACCTCGATCGTGGTTCCGTTCTTCGACCACGCTTCGCTCTGGCGCCTCTACGGAACCGAGTGGGTCCGTTGCGGTCAGTTCCCGGCTCCGGCGCTTACCGACAACGGTGCGCACCGGTTCTGGACCTACACCACCCCGGTTCCGACCACCGGCGCTTGCGCCGAGGCGGGCGGTGGCGTGTGGCGCGTGATGGGTACGAAGAGCGGCGCTGGTCTGTTCACGCCGAGCTTCTAA
- a CDS encoding TlpA family protein disulfide reductase, translating to MRWVRSAAFAVLVGAGAGISPLAAQFDSGLPVGSKAPVLVINDLDGKPVDLGAWLGKTPVLIEFWATWCSSCKALLPELARVRKTFGDKVTLIGINVTVNESRERVRRYLQAVDPGFLVLYDETGASTRAYDVPGTSHVVVVDASGTVVYTGTGGDQDLVAAVRKAVR from the coding sequence ATGCGATGGGTTCGGTCCGCGGCATTCGCGGTGCTGGTCGGCGCGGGCGCGGGGATCTCTCCGCTTGCTGCGCAATTCGATTCGGGGCTTCCGGTCGGCAGCAAGGCGCCGGTGCTCGTCATCAATGACCTCGACGGCAAGCCGGTCGACCTCGGCGCCTGGCTGGGGAAGACGCCGGTGCTGATCGAGTTCTGGGCCACCTGGTGCTCGTCCTGCAAGGCGCTCTTGCCGGAGCTGGCTCGGGTCCGCAAGACCTTCGGCGACAAGGTCACGCTGATCGGTATCAATGTGACGGTCAATGAGTCGCGAGAGCGGGTCCGCCGCTACCTCCAGGCCGTCGACCCGGGGTTTCTCGTCCTGTATGACGAAACAGGGGCGAGCACCCGGGCCTATGACGTGCCGGGAACCTCGCACGTCGTCGTCGTCGATGCGAGCGGCACGGTCGTGTACACGGGAACCGGTGGGGACCAGGATCTGGTTGCCGCGGTCCGAAAGGCGGTCCGATGA
- a CDS encoding sulfite exporter TauE/SafE family protein — protein MTSLTPCVYPMIPITAGVLGGAGAVGRSRGRTVLLSLVYAIGLASVYATLGVVAAVTGSLFGSISSNPWAYFVMGNLLLLAGLAMLDAIPILVPERVLSWAGRFGSRSLGSVFLMGATSGLVAAPCGAPAFAAVLTFVGATQSAGLGFVYLFVFSLGMTALLVAIGIFSGTLAALPKPGRWTVWVKRGAGILMLAMAQYYFVKMGTVWF, from the coding sequence GTGACCAGCCTGACCCCCTGCGTCTATCCCATGATTCCCATTACGGCGGGGGTGCTGGGTGGGGCGGGGGCGGTCGGTCGTTCACGCGGGCGGACGGTGCTGCTCAGCCTCGTCTACGCCATCGGGCTGGCCTCGGTCTACGCCACGCTCGGCGTGGTCGCGGCGGTCACGGGCAGCCTGTTCGGGAGCATCAGTTCGAATCCCTGGGCCTACTTCGTGATGGGCAACCTGCTGCTGCTGGCGGGGCTTGCCATGCTGGATGCCATTCCGATCCTGGTGCCCGAGCGGGTGCTGTCGTGGGCCGGCCGGTTCGGCTCGCGCTCGCTGGGCTCGGTCTTTCTGATGGGGGCGACCTCGGGGCTGGTGGCCGCGCCCTGCGGAGCGCCGGCCTTTGCGGCCGTGCTGACCTTCGTCGGGGCGACCCAGAGCGCCGGGCTCGGCTTCGTCTACCTCTTTGTCTTCAGCCTCGGCATGACGGCGCTGCTGGTGGCGATCGGGATCTTTTCCGGGACGCTTGCCGCGCTGCCGAAGCCGGGGCGTTGGACCGTGTGGGTCAAGCGGGGCGCCGGCATCCTGATGCTGGCCATGGCGCAGTACTATTTCGTGAAGATGGGGACAGTATGGTTCTGA
- the ispG gene encoding flavodoxin-dependent (E)-4-hydroxy-3-methylbut-2-enyl-diphosphate synthase gives MAMNPRRQTPTVAIGSVLVGSCHPVVVQSMTNTDTADVEGTARQVAALARAGSEIVRVTVNTDEAAAGVPAIVEALDRRGLAVPIVGDFHYNGHLLLTRHPECARALAKYRINPGNVGGKRHDEHFRAIIEVALANDKPVRIGVNWGSLDQALLTRMMDENASRAEPLDAREVMLEAMVESAVGSARQAEAIGMSHDRIVLSAKVSGVQDLVAVYRKLAARGDYPLHLGLTEAGLGMKGIVSSTAGLAVLLQEGIGDTIRVSLTPSPGGDRAEEVRVAQQILQSLELRSFQPQVTSCPGCGRTTSTFFQAMAEEIQGYLRDRMPDWRGVHPGVETMKVAVMGCVVNGPGESKHANLGISLPGTFEEPKAPVYVDGRLLTTLKGDRIVAEFLEILDQYVATRYPAVAPVES, from the coding sequence ATGGCCATGAACCCCCGTCGTCAGACTCCGACTGTTGCGATCGGCTCCGTCCTGGTCGGGTCGTGCCATCCGGTCGTCGTGCAGTCGATGACCAATACCGATACGGCGGATGTCGAAGGCACGGCTCGACAGGTTGCGGCGCTGGCCCGGGCTGGCAGTGAAATCGTCCGGGTCACCGTCAACACCGATGAAGCCGCTGCGGGGGTGCCGGCCATCGTCGAGGCGCTGGATCGTCGCGGACTGGCCGTTCCGATCGTGGGCGACTTTCACTACAACGGCCACCTGCTGTTGACTCGGCATCCCGAGTGTGCGCGTGCGCTGGCGAAGTACCGCATCAATCCGGGTAACGTCGGCGGCAAGCGGCACGACGAGCACTTCCGGGCCATCATCGAAGTCGCGCTCGCGAATGACAAGCCGGTGCGGATCGGGGTCAACTGGGGTTCGCTCGATCAGGCGCTGCTGACGCGCATGATGGACGAGAACGCCTCGCGTGCGGAGCCGCTCGATGCGCGTGAGGTCATGCTCGAGGCAATGGTCGAGAGTGCCGTCGGCTCGGCGCGGCAGGCCGAGGCGATCGGAATGTCGCACGATCGGATCGTGCTGTCGGCCAAGGTCTCGGGCGTCCAGGACCTGGTGGCCGTCTATCGCAAACTGGCGGCGCGGGGTGACTATCCGCTTCACCTTGGCCTGACCGAAGCCGGGCTGGGCATGAAGGGCATCGTGTCGAGCACGGCGGGGCTTGCCGTGCTGTTGCAGGAAGGCATCGGCGACACCATCCGCGTTTCGCTGACCCCATCGCCGGGTGGCGATCGTGCGGAGGAAGTGCGGGTGGCGCAGCAGATCCTGCAGTCGCTCGAGTTGCGCAGCTTTCAGCCTCAGGTCACCAGCTGCCCGGGGTGCGGGCGGACGACCAGCACCTTCTTCCAGGCCATGGCAGAAGAGATCCAGGGCTACCTGCGCGACCGGATGCCCGACTGGCGCGGGGTGCATCCCGGTGTGGAGACCATGAAGGTCGCGGTGATGGGCTGCGTCGTGAACGGGCCGGGTGAATCGAAGCATGCCAACCTGGGCATCTCGCTTCCCGGTACCTTCGAAGAGCCCAAGGCTCCGGTCTATGTCGATGGGCGCTTGCTGACCACGCTCAAAGGCGACCGGATCGTGGCGGAGTTTCTCGAGATTCTCGATCAGTATGTCGCAACCCGCTATCCGGCGGTTGCCCCGGTGGAGTCCTGA
- a CDS encoding HD domain-containing protein, protein MSAESGFLVSLGQALASMALYQDGHPARVRALDKSFDRLLEVARHHSCVEYSFLGSETLVGNRVLDELSRWDWAAKLAEARIERIEIDSDVTREAFVGFVEELFDQMSGRCVDTALMRQVVRSPIRFGRLKVRDSGDSSAAQAKAAQAADAVVVNLAEEVAATSWIHEAVGRTGVVPMAEVESVVCSLAATMHQEDRMLMPLLTLKEYDQYTTTHACNVSVLSMGLAERLGLGPSEVRAVGIAGLLHDIGKVAIPHDLLVKPGRYTEAERAIIQSHPVEGAKLILKKERGIGLAAVVAYEHHIYLNGEGYPELRFPRAAHYASRIVHVCDIYDALCTERPYRQAWEPAEALAYLQEQSGRELDPDMVTAFSDMILEALVQRVVVDAGQPPVVPDSRSVPLV, encoded by the coding sequence ATGAGTGCGGAGTCGGGCTTCCTCGTTTCGCTCGGGCAGGCGCTGGCGTCCATGGCCCTCTATCAGGACGGCCATCCCGCTCGGGTTCGGGCCCTCGACAAATCGTTCGACCGTTTGCTCGAGGTTGCCCGCCACCACTCCTGCGTGGAGTACTCGTTTCTGGGCAGCGAGACGCTGGTCGGGAACCGGGTCCTGGATGAATTGTCTCGATGGGACTGGGCTGCCAAGCTCGCGGAGGCGCGGATCGAGCGGATCGAAATCGACTCGGACGTGACCCGAGAAGCCTTCGTCGGCTTCGTCGAAGAGCTGTTCGACCAGATGTCCGGGCGCTGCGTCGACACTGCCCTGATGCGCCAGGTGGTTCGCTCACCGATTCGTTTCGGTCGGCTCAAGGTACGCGACAGTGGCGATAGCTCTGCAGCACAGGCGAAAGCTGCTCAGGCGGCCGATGCCGTCGTGGTCAACCTGGCCGAAGAAGTTGCCGCAACGAGCTGGATCCACGAGGCCGTTGGACGCACCGGCGTCGTTCCGATGGCGGAAGTCGAAAGTGTGGTCTGCTCGCTGGCGGCCACCATGCACCAGGAAGACCGGATGCTGATGCCGCTCCTCACCCTCAAGGAGTACGATCAGTACACCACGACCCATGCCTGCAATGTGTCGGTGCTGTCGATGGGACTGGCCGAACGGCTCGGGCTGGGTCCGTCCGAGGTCCGGGCCGTCGGCATTGCCGGGCTGCTGCATGACATCGGCAAAGTGGCGATTCCTCATGATCTGCTGGTCAAGCCCGGTCGCTACACCGAGGCGGAGCGGGCCATCATCCAGAGCCACCCGGTCGAAGGCGCCAAGCTGATCCTCAAGAAGGAGCGCGGCATCGGGCTCGCCGCCGTGGTGGCCTATGAGCACCACATCTATCTCAACGGCGAGGGATACCCGGAGCTGCGGTTTCCTCGAGCGGCCCATTATGCCAGCCGCATCGTCCACGTCTGCGACATTTATGATGCGCTCTGTACCGAGCGCCCCTACCGGCAGGCATGGGAACCCGCCGAGGCCCTTGCGTACCTGCAGGAGCAGTCCGGGCGCGAGCTCGATCCGGATATGGTGACGGCCTTCAGCGACATGATCCTCGAGGCCCTGGTGCAGCGCGTCGTGGTCGATGCGGGGCAACCCCCGGTCGTGCCGGATTCGCGTTCCGTGCCCCTTGTGTAA
- a CDS encoding DUF4019 domain-containing protein has translation MRALTTLGVLLCVWGGRGAAAQLVSPATSGAMQGAIQAADREATVWFGLLRDDRARDAWNRTAPHFRQRINRETFERTWSLHTGRLQPVVARRVTAIRYVVAAPPDRPELVVFDTRVEFRGGTFGGETVTLALGDGVWRVWEYAVAPGSNPRDR, from the coding sequence ATGAGGGCGTTGACGACACTTGGTGTGCTACTCTGTGTGTGGGGTGGGCGCGGCGCGGCAGCGCAGCTTGTCAGTCCGGCAACATCAGGCGCGATGCAGGGCGCCATCCAGGCGGCGGACCGCGAAGCGACCGTGTGGTTTGGCCTGCTTCGAGACGACCGAGCCCGCGATGCCTGGAACCGCACGGCGCCCCACTTCAGGCAGCGAATCAACCGCGAAACCTTCGAACGGACCTGGTCCCTCCATACTGGTCGGCTGCAGCCGGTCGTGGCGCGGCGCGTCACGGCCATCCGTTACGTCGTTGCAGCCCCGCCTGATCGGCCGGAGCTGGTCGTTTTCGACACTCGAGTCGAGTTCCGAGGCGGCACGTTTGGGGGCGAGACAGTTACCCTGGCCTTGGGGGACGGGGTCTGGCGGGTCTGGGAGTACGCCGTCGCACCCGGAAGTAACCCGCGCGACCGGTAA
- a CDS encoding vitamin B12-dependent ribonucleotide reductase produces the protein MGSASPRVPLQLSPNAITVLEKRYLVRDESGVPCEQAEDLFWRVATTIAGADRGYGASDGAVEALAEAFYELMAKRLFMPNSPTLMNAGRPLGQLSACFVLPVEDALSNGKSGIYDTLTAMALVHQSGGGTGFSFSKLRPKNDIVRSTMGVASGPVSFMTLFDASTDVVKQGGTRRGANMGILRVDHPDVMDFVTCKDDTTKITNFNISVAVTDAFMAALEKGESYDLLHPKTRAVVGRLDARTVWDRIIHGAWKTGEPGVFFIDRANHYNPVPHLGAYEATNPCGEQPLLPYDVCNLGSINLGEFVVDNDLDWAQLRRVVHLCTHFLENVIDANHYPLPEITELAQKIRRIGLGVMGLADVFVRLGIPYDSADAVELGRKVQRFIDNEAKIESERLAGQRGAFAEWERSIWGPDATAARDASGKRIRPMRRLRNCNVTTVAPTGTISIIAGCSSGIEPLFAVAFMRNQAGVLMPDVNEDFVAIARREGWYSEDLIKRVAETGHARHPEVPEKWQRVFITANDISAEWHVRMQAAFQEANDSAISKTVNFANTATEEDVAQIYRMAFELGCKGVTVYRDGSRDMQVLSAGSTAKKVQEEATKSGKAAARQDLADVLVTAEQPAATAVVNLGAKVREEGADLLGEIAEVRSENERLRRLVHELESENLQRRQKRSRPELLKGSVRRIETPLGTLYVTITEDDKGQPFEVFMSLGKAGGALMADVEALGRLISLGLRSGIPIKELHRQLRGISSDRTMGLGANKVMSVPDAVGIALERWMAEKQGIQQDLLAGTSAAAPVESTPVMVVLGNEQMTLGGMSETLAGSCPDCSSQLEYAEGCAKCHVCGFSECG, from the coding sequence ATGGGTTCTGCCTCGCCACGGGTCCCGCTGCAACTGTCGCCTAATGCGATCACTGTTCTCGAGAAACGCTACCTGGTTCGAGACGAGTCTGGGGTACCTTGTGAGCAGGCTGAAGACCTGTTCTGGCGAGTCGCCACAACCATTGCGGGCGCCGATCGCGGTTATGGTGCGTCCGATGGTGCCGTCGAGGCGCTGGCAGAGGCGTTTTATGAGCTGATGGCCAAACGGCTGTTCATGCCGAATTCGCCCACGCTCATGAATGCCGGCCGGCCGCTCGGTCAGCTGTCCGCTTGCTTCGTACTGCCGGTCGAAGATGCGCTCTCCAACGGCAAGAGTGGCATCTACGACACGCTGACCGCCATGGCGCTGGTGCATCAGTCGGGCGGTGGCACCGGCTTCAGCTTCTCCAAGCTGCGTCCCAAGAACGACATCGTGCGCTCGACCATGGGTGTGGCCTCCGGACCCGTCTCCTTCATGACGTTGTTCGATGCCTCGACCGACGTCGTGAAGCAGGGCGGCACTCGGCGCGGCGCCAACATGGGCATCCTCCGGGTCGATCATCCAGACGTGATGGACTTCGTCACCTGCAAGGACGACACGACCAAGATTACCAACTTCAATATCTCGGTCGCGGTCACCGACGCCTTCATGGCGGCGCTGGAAAAGGGCGAGTCGTACGATCTGCTCCATCCCAAGACTCGCGCGGTGGTCGGTCGGCTCGATGCGCGGACCGTCTGGGATCGGATCATTCACGGCGCCTGGAAGACGGGCGAGCCCGGCGTGTTCTTCATCGATCGGGCCAACCATTACAACCCGGTTCCGCACCTGGGCGCCTACGAGGCGACCAATCCGTGCGGTGAGCAGCCGCTGCTGCCGTATGACGTCTGCAATCTCGGCTCGATCAACCTCGGCGAGTTCGTGGTCGACAACGATCTCGACTGGGCTCAGCTCCGTCGGGTGGTGCATCTCTGCACCCACTTCCTCGAGAACGTGATCGACGCGAATCACTACCCGCTGCCCGAGATTACCGAGCTGGCGCAGAAGATCCGACGGATCGGTCTCGGCGTGATGGGTCTGGCCGATGTCTTCGTACGGCTCGGGATTCCCTACGACTCGGCCGACGCGGTGGAGCTTGGTCGTAAGGTGCAGCGTTTCATCGACAATGAGGCCAAGATCGAGTCCGAGCGATTGGCCGGTCAGCGGGGCGCGTTTGCCGAGTGGGAGCGCAGCATCTGGGGCCCCGATGCCACGGCGGCGCGCGATGCCAGCGGCAAGCGGATTCGGCCGATGCGCCGGCTGCGCAACTGCAACGTCACCACGGTGGCGCCCACGGGTACGATCTCGATCATTGCCGGCTGCAGCTCCGGGATCGAGCCGCTCTTTGCGGTGGCCTTCATGCGCAATCAGGCCGGCGTGCTGATGCCCGACGTCAATGAAGACTTCGTGGCCATTGCCCGGCGCGAGGGATGGTACTCCGAGGACCTGATCAAGCGCGTCGCGGAAACGGGCCATGCACGGCATCCGGAAGTGCCGGAAAAGTGGCAGCGGGTCTTCATCACCGCCAACGATATTTCCGCCGAGTGGCATGTGCGGATGCAGGCGGCCTTCCAGGAGGCCAATGACAGCGCCATCTCGAAGACCGTGAATTTTGCCAACACGGCTACCGAGGAGGACGTGGCGCAGATCTATCGGATGGCCTTCGAGCTCGGCTGCAAGGGTGTCACGGTGTACCGCGACGGCAGCCGCGACATGCAGGTGCTCTCGGCCGGGTCGACCGCCAAGAAGGTGCAGGAAGAGGCGACCAAGAGCGGCAAAGCGGCGGCGCGCCAGGACTTGGCCGACGTGCTGGTCACGGCGGAGCAGCCGGCGGCGACGGCGGTGGTCAATCTCGGCGCCAAGGTGCGCGAAGAGGGCGCCGACCTGCTGGGCGAGATTGCCGAGGTTCGTTCCGAAAACGAGCGGCTGCGCCGTTTGGTGCACGAACTCGAGTCGGAAAACCTGCAGCGGCGCCAGAAGCGCTCTCGACCCGAGTTGCTCAAGGGCTCGGTGCGCCGAATCGAAACACCACTTGGTACGCTTTACGTGACCATCACTGAAGACGACAAGGGCCAGCCCTTCGAAGTCTTCATGAGCCTGGGCAAGGCCGGCGGTGCGTTGATGGCGGATGTCGAAGCCCTTGGTCGCCTCATCTCGCTCGGACTCCGGTCTGGAATTCCGATCAAGGAACTGCACCGCCAGCTGCGCGGTATCAGCTCCGACCGCACCATGGGCCTTGGGGCCAACAAGGTCATGTCGGTGCCGGATGCGGTCGGGATTGCGCTCGAACGCTGGATGGCCGAGAAGCAGGGGATTCAGCAGGATCTGCTCGCCGGCACGTCGGCTGCGGCTCCGGTGGAGTCGACGCCCGTTATGGTGGTCCTCGGCAACGAGCAGATGACACTGGGCGGCATGTCGGAAACGCTGGCGGGCTCGTGCCCGGACTGCAGCTCGCAGCTCGAGTACGCCGAGGGGTGCGCCAAGTGCCACGTTTGCGGCTTCAGCGAGTGCGGCTAA